The following are encoded in a window of Pseudomonadota bacterium genomic DNA:
- a CDS encoding DUF1330 domain-containing protein, with amino-acid sequence MLPFVGRFATTGNSQRCGHTCPLRQVPPTKKGLPMDPSIDFYYTPVSPWSFIGLERLLKIAQRHGATVRFKPVELPRIFATTGYQPIAQRPPALLANRMQELRRWRAFLGLTMNLEPRYFPVPDRFACLTIVAAQEQGHEVADFTAALMRGCWVEERDVSNPDTVAEIANEVGLDGAALVAASDSEAAQKRLAANTDEAIGHSAIGVPTYVVGSDVLFGQDRLEFLDRLLGVQAPPSAYLIGQIKIKDPELWQRYVTGVAASLSPFGAELVFRGQCQNVLAGETKLDQAVVIRFRDQPTLQEWFESAAYQTLIPLRDRAAETLIVSYNPRQ; translated from the coding sequence ATGCTACCCTTTGTCGGGCGATTCGCCACCACGGGCAATTCGCAGCGTTGCGGTCATACCTGTCCGCTGCGTCAAGTGCCACCGACCAAGAAAGGCTTGCCGATGGACCCGTCGATCGATTTCTACTACACCCCCGTTTCGCCGTGGAGTTTCATCGGTCTGGAGCGGCTGCTCAAGATCGCGCAACGCCACGGGGCGACGGTGCGTTTCAAACCGGTCGAACTGCCGCGCATCTTTGCCACCACAGGCTACCAGCCGATTGCTCAACGGCCTCCGGCCTTGCTCGCCAACCGTATGCAGGAGTTGCGACGTTGGCGCGCCTTTCTGGGTCTGACGATGAACCTGGAGCCCAGGTATTTCCCGGTGCCCGACAGATTCGCCTGTCTGACTATCGTCGCCGCTCAGGAACAGGGGCACGAAGTGGCAGACTTCACGGCTGCTTTGATGCGGGGCTGTTGGGTGGAGGAGCGCGACGTCTCCAATCCCGACACCGTTGCCGAGATCGCCAATGAGGTCGGATTGGACGGGGCGGCATTGGTTGCGGCAAGCGACTCGGAGGCTGCACAGAAGCGTCTGGCCGCCAACACCGATGAGGCCATCGGCCACTCGGCCATCGGCGTTCCGACCTATGTCGTGGGCAGCGACGTTCTCTTTGGCCAGGATCGGCTGGAGTTTCTGGATCGGCTGCTGGGCGTCCAGGCGCCTCCTTCCGCCTATCTCATAGGACAGATAAAGATCAAGGACCCTGAGCTGTGGCAACGTTATGTAACGGGTGTCGCCGCATCGTTGTCTCCCTTTGGCGCCGAGCTTGTGTTCCGGGGGCAGTGCCAAAACGTGTTGGCCGGTGAAACCAAACTCGATCAGGCCGTCGTGATTCGTTTTCGCGATCAACCGACGCTGCAGGAGTGGTTCGAATCGGCGGCATATCAGACACTTATCCCGTTGCGCGACCGGGCGGCCGAGACGCTGATCGTGAGCTATAACCCGCGACAGTGA
- a CDS encoding ornithine cyclodeaminase family protein produces MRHLDAEQLCRLLPWTDLIEALRDGFRAHYTVPQRHHHTVSVPDAADATLLLMPAWHSGRYLGVKTVTVFPDNSARGLPAVHGTYQLCDGATGEPLTLMDGSELTARRTAAASALASGFLARAEATRLVMVGTGRLSLNLIAAHSAVRPIEQVTVWGRSHDKAIEVARQAAALGLTATATQDLAAACQDADIISTATLAGTPLIQGKWLKPGTHLDLVGGFRPDMREADDECLRVAQIFVDTREGALGEAGDLVQPLRSGAISRDAVRADLFDLCCGHHPGRGDEAAITLFKSVGTALEDLAAAILAYERSKPL; encoded by the coding sequence ATGCGCCATCTCGACGCCGAACAACTCTGCCGGCTGCTACCGTGGACGGACCTCATCGAGGCGCTGCGCGACGGCTTTCGCGCCCACTACACCGTTCCCCAACGCCACCACCACACCGTTTCGGTGCCGGATGCAGCGGATGCGACACTGCTGTTGATGCCCGCCTGGCACTCCGGGCGCTATCTGGGCGTGAAGACCGTAACCGTCTTTCCGGACAACAGCGCCCGCGGCCTGCCCGCGGTCCACGGTACCTACCAACTCTGCGACGGCGCGACCGGCGAACCGTTAACGCTCATGGACGGCAGTGAACTGACCGCGCGCCGCACCGCAGCCGCGTCGGCACTGGCATCGGGGTTTCTCGCGCGCGCCGAGGCCACCCGACTGGTTATGGTCGGAACCGGCCGACTCAGCCTCAATCTCATCGCCGCCCACAGCGCGGTGCGGCCGATCGAACAGGTGACCGTCTGGGGGCGCTCGCACGACAAAGCCATCGAGGTCGCGCGTCAGGCTGCCGCTCTCGGTCTCACCGCCACGGCCACGCAGGATCTTGCCGCGGCATGCCAGGATGCTGACATCATCTCCACCGCAACGTTGGCCGGCACACCGCTGATCCAGGGCAAATGGCTGAAACCCGGCACCCATCTCGATCTGGTGGGCGGTTTTCGGCCCGACATGCGCGAGGCCGACGATGAGTGCCTACGGGTGGCGCAGATCTTTGTCGATACCCGCGAAGGGGCGCTCGGCGAGGCGGGTGATCTGGTGCAGCCGCTGCGGTCAGGTGCGATTTCCCGCGATGCCGTGCGCGCGGATCTGTTCGATCTCTGCTGCGGCCATCATCCGGGCCGCGGCGATGAAGCCGCGATCACCCTGTTCAAGTCGGTCGGTACTGCATTGGAAGACCTGGCGGCGGCCATCCTGGCCTACGAACGATCTAAACCACTTTAA
- a CDS encoding FAD-binding oxidoreductase: MKSDVVIVGGGVIGSAVAYFLAANPDFAGRVTVMERDPTYQDGSTARSAGSIRQQFSTPENIAISQFGITFLKHLAEHLAVNGECPDVQFKEGGYLFLATAAGLEALDNNVAIQHAMGVKVLRLDRTQLARRFPWLNVDDLAAGSLGVVDEGWFDPYALLQAFRRKAIALGVHYRKQEVVGLQRVGRRIEAVELAGGERIHCGHVVNAAGPRARQVAHMAGVVLPVHPRKRYVFVFDCRTPLAGCPLVVDPSCCYFRPEGTQFISGISPPAQNDPDCLDLEVDLDFFDEHLWPKLAHRVPGFEAIKRTGAWAGHYAYNVFDQNAILGPHPDVENLLFANGFSGHGLQQAPAVGRGISELLIYGEYRHLDLRRLGFQRFLRDEPIREIKVV; this comes from the coding sequence ATGAAATCGGATGTGGTCATCGTCGGGGGTGGGGTGATCGGCAGCGCCGTTGCCTATTTTCTCGCCGCCAATCCAGATTTCGCAGGGCGGGTAACGGTGATGGAACGTGATCCCACTTACCAGGACGGGTCGACCGCACGGTCTGCCGGGTCGATACGTCAGCAGTTCTCGACCCCGGAAAACATCGCGATCTCCCAGTTTGGGATCACCTTCCTCAAGCACCTTGCGGAACACCTGGCGGTGAACGGCGAGTGCCCCGACGTACAGTTCAAGGAGGGGGGCTATCTGTTTCTGGCGACGGCCGCAGGGTTGGAAGCACTCGATAACAATGTGGCAATTCAACACGCGATGGGCGTCAAAGTCCTGCGACTCGATCGCACCCAGCTGGCGCGACGTTTCCCCTGGCTCAATGTCGATGACCTGGCTGCGGGGTCGCTCGGCGTGGTCGATGAGGGATGGTTCGATCCTTACGCGCTGTTGCAGGCGTTTCGCCGCAAGGCCATCGCGTTGGGAGTTCACTACCGTAAACAGGAAGTGGTCGGGCTACAACGGGTGGGGCGGCGCATCGAAGCGGTCGAACTCGCCGGTGGTGAACGCATACACTGCGGGCACGTCGTCAATGCGGCTGGTCCCCGCGCCCGTCAGGTGGCGCACATGGCGGGAGTCGTGTTGCCGGTACATCCCCGCAAGCGTTATGTCTTTGTCTTCGATTGCCGCACCCCATTGGCAGGGTGCCCGCTGGTCGTCGATCCCAGCTGCTGTTACTTCCGTCCCGAAGGAACGCAGTTCATCAGCGGGATATCCCCGCCGGCTCAGAACGATCCCGATTGTCTCGATCTCGAGGTGGATCTCGACTTCTTTGACGAACACCTGTGGCCAAAACTGGCCCATCGCGTTCCCGGTTTCGAGGCGATCAAGCGCACCGGTGCCTGGGCTGGGCATTACGCCTACAACGTCTTCGATCAGAACGCGATCCTGGGCCCGCATCCCGACGTGGAAAACCTGCTCTTCGCCAATGGATTCAGCGGTCATGGCCTGCAGCAGGCACCGGCAGTGGGACGGGGGATCAGCGAACTGCTGATCTACGGGGAGTATCGCCATCTCGATCTGCGTCGTCTGGGGTTCCAGCGGTTTCTGCGTGACGAACCGATCCGCGAGATTAAAGTGGTTTAG
- a CDS encoding D-amino acid dehydrogenase, giving the protein MKVLVIGSGLAGVASAWFLRQYGAEVTVVDRCDGAAMETSHANAGMLTPSMADPWNHPGMLLKLLKWIGREESPMLLRPAALPAMAVWGLQFLRNSSPERHRENTLKNLRLANYSLDILRELRAELGIEYDSLTAGTLKFFRDRKTLDEFVQLAEVLHEHGVDYRALKGDAVIELEPSLAPIRNALVGGLHFPADESGDARLFCEALATRAGERGVVFRFGETVSDIVTERGRFQALLTSAGRLEADACVVAAGSYSPLLVKPLGIKLPVRPVKGYSITLPLGDWHPRPQMPLIDETLHLAATPLGDKLRVAGTAELAGWDNRIRPERIANLQRFVGQVFPTYPAHRHQDTITEWAGLRPMSTDGVPVIGATPVAGLYLATGYGHLGWTMSSGAGALLAALVTDHHPPLDLGPYSLQRQPHPDR; this is encoded by the coding sequence ATGAAAGTCCTTGTCATTGGCAGCGGTCTGGCCGGCGTCGCCAGCGCCTGGTTTCTGCGCCAGTACGGTGCGGAAGTTACCGTCGTGGATCGATGTGACGGTGCTGCGATGGAGACCAGCCACGCCAACGCCGGCATGCTGACCCCCAGCATGGCCGACCCCTGGAACCATCCGGGGATGCTGTTGAAGCTGCTCAAGTGGATCGGGCGTGAGGAGTCTCCGATGCTGTTGCGTCCCGCGGCACTGCCGGCAATGGCGGTTTGGGGACTGCAGTTTCTGCGCAACTCATCGCCCGAACGTCATCGGGAGAACACACTCAAGAATCTGCGTCTCGCCAACTACAGCCTAGACATACTGCGGGAACTGCGCGCCGAGCTCGGTATCGAGTACGACAGTCTCACCGCGGGAACCCTCAAGTTCTTCCGTGATCGCAAGACGCTGGATGAGTTCGTTCAGCTGGCCGAAGTTCTGCACGAGCATGGCGTGGATTACCGCGCCCTCAAAGGCGACGCCGTCATCGAACTGGAGCCCAGTCTCGCGCCCATCCGCAACGCACTGGTGGGTGGTCTGCACTTTCCTGCAGACGAATCAGGCGATGCGCGACTATTTTGTGAAGCGCTGGCGACACGGGCCGGTGAACGGGGTGTCGTGTTTCGCTTCGGCGAAACCGTCAGCGATATCGTCACAGAGCGGGGCAGGTTTCAGGCGCTGCTGACCTCCGCTGGCCGACTGGAAGCCGATGCCTGTGTCGTGGCAGCAGGTAGCTACAGCCCCCTGCTGGTGAAACCGCTCGGTATCAAGCTACCGGTGCGCCCCGTAAAAGGGTATTCGATCACGCTGCCGCTGGGCGACTGGCATCCCCGGCCACAAATGCCGCTCATCGACGAGACGCTGCATCTCGCGGCTACGCCGCTGGGCGACAAACTGCGCGTTGCCGGAACGGCTGAGTTGGCCGGTTGGGACAACCGCATTCGTCCGGAACGTATCGCCAATCTACAGCGTTTCGTAGGGCAGGTTTTTCCCACCTATCCTGCGCATCGTCATCAGGACACGATCACCGAATGGGCAGGGCTGCGACCCATGAGCACCGATGGTGTCCCCGTCATCGGCGCGACCCCTGTCGCGGGACTCTACCTGGCGACCGGTTACGGGCATCTCGGCTGGACGATGTCCTCCGGGGCAGGCGCACTTCTGGCCGCGCTCGTCACCGACCATCATCCCCCTCTGGATCTTGGACCGTACAGTCTGCAAAGACAACCGCATCCGGATCGCTAA
- a CDS encoding pentapeptide repeat-containing protein, translated as MGIRNFRHFLTGAGFVLMAVVASGAGAWTKDIDKLKDINTLCKFEPEAQCSWAIRIGAKAAGVDMHDSSMASMRLDNADLQGADLSGSILQLSSLEGANLMLANLEKAHMHGTNLRGANLMLANLVGVNLLDADLTGANLRGANLLGAIIIKARFDNATWTDGRICAAESIGECR; from the coding sequence ATGGGTATTCGTAACTTCCGACATTTCCTGACTGGCGCAGGCTTCGTGCTGATGGCTGTGGTTGCATCCGGAGCGGGGGCCTGGACCAAAGATATCGACAAGCTGAAAGACATCAACACGCTCTGTAAATTCGAACCCGAGGCCCAGTGTTCGTGGGCGATTCGTATCGGCGCTAAGGCAGCGGGCGTGGATATGCACGATTCATCGATGGCCTCGATGCGACTCGACAACGCCGATCTGCAGGGCGCCGATCTATCGGGCTCGATTCTCCAACTCTCCAGTCTGGAGGGCGCCAACCTGATGCTGGCCAATCTGGAGAAGGCTCACATGCACGGCACCAATCTGCGCGGTGCCAACCTGATGCTGGCGAACCTGGTGGGTGTCAATCTGCTGGATGCGGATTTGACGGGGGCCAATCTGCGTGGGGCCAATCTCCTAGGGGCGATCATCATCAAAGCGCGCTTTGATAATGCGACCTGGACCGACGGTCGTATCTGCGCAGCCGAATCGATCGGAGAGTGCAGGTAG
- a CDS encoding cytochrome C: MVLAPAFGASGSLERGRYLLAAAGCTACHTEPEGGEYLAGGRALNTPFGVFYAPNITPHPEHGLGRWSEATFVSALREGTGPNGHYFPVFPYTSYTRMRIEDARDLWTYLQSVPAISQPNRPHELPWYLVRSVAARVWKWSFFDRSDFEPDSTRSEEWNRGAYLVRALSHCGECHTPRTPWGSVRESLELSGNPIGPEGDPVPNLTPERTTGLGKWGTRDIVWYLETGGTPDGDYAGSLMAEVIDHGTSRLTSEDRQAIATYLKSLPPIVNPELKRDR; the protein is encoded by the coding sequence ATGGTTCTGGCGCCTGCGTTCGGCGCCTCCGGCAGTCTGGAACGCGGTCGCTATCTGCTGGCCGCCGCGGGTTGTACAGCCTGTCATACTGAACCGGAGGGCGGCGAATACCTGGCTGGAGGACGTGCCCTGAACACGCCTTTCGGTGTCTTCTATGCCCCCAACATCACCCCGCATCCGGAACATGGATTAGGTCGGTGGTCGGAAGCAACCTTCGTCTCGGCGCTGCGTGAGGGGACCGGGCCCAACGGGCACTATTTCCCCGTGTTCCCTTACACCAGCTATACGCGGATGCGCATCGAGGATGCACGTGATTTGTGGACCTACCTGCAATCGGTCCCCGCGATTTCCCAACCCAACCGGCCTCATGAACTGCCCTGGTACCTGGTGCGTTCTGTAGCAGCGCGGGTGTGGAAATGGTCGTTTTTTGACCGTTCCGACTTCGAGCCTGATTCCACCCGATCTGAAGAGTGGAATCGCGGTGCCTATCTGGTGCGGGCGCTAAGCCATTGTGGTGAATGCCATACACCACGAACGCCGTGGGGTAGCGTCAGAGAATCCCTGGAATTGTCGGGTAACCCGATCGGCCCGGAGGGCGATCCGGTACCCAACCTGACGCCGGAACGCACGACCGGCCTCGGGAAGTGGGGCACACGCGATATCGTTTGGTACCTGGAGACCGGTGGAACGCCGGATGGTGATTACGCAGGCAGCCTGATGGCCGAGGTGATCGATCACGGCACCAGCCGGCTGACCTCCGAGGACCGTCAGGCGATCGCCACTTACCTGAAATCGTTGCCCCCGATAGTCAATCCCGAGTTAAAACGCGACAGGTAA
- a CDS encoding cytochrome c: protein MKQRNKLEPFGVLPFVPSVKENPTMKHPVPQRIPSISAMLLCLLVGQAIADEEGTIKYRQGIMKAQAGYMGAMGMVVQGRADFAGNMADHAQGLLTLTKIVPALFPEGSDFGETDALDKIWSNKDDFKSKVAAAEEAASGLVAATQSGDPGRIGQAYKAVGQSCKGCHEEYRRKKN, encoded by the coding sequence ATGAAACAGCGGAATAAGTTGGAACCTTTTGGCGTTTTACCATTTGTCCCTTCCGTTAAGGAGAACCCAACCATGAAACACCCCGTCCCCCAGCGAATCCCTTCCATTTCAGCGATGTTGCTGTGTCTTCTTGTCGGCCAGGCCATCGCCGACGAAGAAGGCACCATCAAGTACCGGCAAGGCATCATGAAAGCCCAGGCCGGCTATATGGGCGCGATGGGCATGGTGGTGCAGGGGCGCGCCGATTTTGCCGGCAACATGGCGGATCATGCCCAGGGACTGCTTACGCTCACCAAGATCGTCCCGGCACTGTTTCCCGAGGGGTCCGACTTCGGAGAGACGGATGCTCTGGACAAGATCTGGAGCAACAAGGATGACTTTAAATCCAAAGTCGCCGCTGCGGAGGAAGCGGCATCGGGATTGGTAGCAGCGACCCAGTCGGGTGATCCGGGCAGGATCGGGCAAGCCTATAAGGCGGTCGGGCAAAGCTGCAAGGGGTGTCACGAGGAGTACCGGCGCAAGAAAAACTGA
- a CDS encoding sigma-54-dependent Fis family transcriptional regulator, protein MAAPLASDAQQAAPDVENANRHEARGLAAILIVDDEAGMRNLLQRALANACERVEAVERTREAEVLLAEADFDLMIVDIGRSGCDGLKWLHHLREQGNRADVIFITAYAEVETAIDALRAGASDFIIKPFRLEQMLASVHRCLDQRRMARENFVLRRQIAGMYDMGGMVGHGPAIQRVCEIIQRVAPTPSTLHIAGESGTGKELAARSVHEFSGRDGPFVPINCGAISPELLESELFGHVKGAFTGAHTSREGLFTYANGGTLFLDEISEMPLPMQPKLLRVLEERTVRPIGSERETPVDVRVIAATNKHIEKEVELGNFREDLFYRLNVLTITMPPLRERIEDIPELAFFFSERMAAELGVPALAFDHADIQQLQTYGWPGNVRELKNLIERCLLLGAHPSECWQERGNGDKQPVGRIGYPSEWSLEEVEKRHILQVLESAGGNKSEAARRLGIGRKTLERKLHQWNEM, encoded by the coding sequence ATGGCAGCACCGTTAGCGTCGGATGCGCAACAAGCCGCGCCAGACGTAGAAAATGCAAACCGTCACGAAGCGCGCGGTCTGGCCGCGATTCTGATCGTCGATGACGAAGCGGGGATGCGCAACCTGCTGCAGCGCGCACTCGCCAACGCCTGCGAGCGGGTCGAAGCGGTTGAGCGCACGCGAGAGGCCGAGGTGCTGCTCGCCGAGGCCGATTTCGATCTGATGATCGTCGATATAGGCCGCTCCGGTTGCGACGGACTCAAATGGCTGCACCATCTGCGCGAGCAGGGCAATCGTGCCGACGTCATTTTCATCACGGCCTACGCGGAGGTGGAGACAGCCATCGATGCACTGCGGGCAGGGGCGTCGGATTTCATTATCAAGCCCTTCCGGCTCGAGCAGATGCTGGCATCGGTCCATCGATGCCTGGATCAACGCCGTATGGCGCGCGAGAATTTTGTACTGCGCCGTCAGATAGCCGGCATGTACGACATGGGCGGTATGGTGGGGCACGGCCCGGCGATCCAGCGGGTCTGTGAGATCATCCAACGTGTGGCACCAACACCTTCGACGCTGCATATCGCCGGTGAATCGGGCACCGGTAAGGAGCTGGCTGCGCGCTCGGTGCATGAGTTCAGCGGTCGCGACGGCCCCTTCGTGCCCATCAACTGCGGGGCGATTTCCCCCGAATTGCTGGAGAGCGAACTTTTCGGCCACGTCAAGGGGGCCTTTACCGGCGCGCATACATCACGCGAAGGACTCTTTACCTACGCCAATGGCGGCACCCTGTTTCTCGACGAAATCAGCGAAATGCCGCTGCCCATGCAGCCCAAGCTGTTGCGGGTGCTGGAGGAGCGCACCGTACGGCCGATCGGGAGTGAGCGCGAGACGCCGGTTGATGTGCGCGTCATTGCCGCCACCAACAAGCACATCGAGAAGGAGGTGGAGCTCGGTAATTTCCGCGAGGATCTCTTCTATCGCCTCAATGTCCTCACCATCACCATGCCGCCGCTGCGCGAACGCATCGAGGATATCCCCGAACTCGCCTTCTTTTTCTCGGAACGGATGGCTGCGGAACTGGGCGTTCCGGCACTGGCTTTCGATCATGCCGATATCCAGCAGTTGCAGACCTACGGTTGGCCGGGCAACGTGCGTGAGTTGAAAAACCTTATCGAGCGTTGCCTGCTGCTGGGGGCGCATCCCAGCGAGTGTTGGCAGGAACGCGGCAATGGCGACAAGCAACCGGTAGGCCGCATCGGCTATCCCTCCGAGTGGTCTCTGGAAGAGGTCGAGAAACGCCATATACTGCAGGTGCTGGAGAGCGCGGGGGGCAACAAATCGGAAGCCGCCCGGCGCCTGGGCATCGGGCGCAAGACCCTGGAAAGAAAACTCCACCAGTGGAATGAGATGTAG
- the mobA gene encoding molybdenum cofactor guanylyltransferase: protein MNTDSNNRLSLTGVALAGGMGRRMGGQDKGLILLAGRPMIEYVLDALRDQVDSLIISANRNQEVYAAYGVPVVSDDIGNYFGPLAGMTSAMNVAPAGLLLTAPCDSPLVAKDYASRMRQALVENRAEIAVAHDGERLQPVFALLLTSLRQDLIGFLESGERKIDRWYSRHRMVEVDFSDRAEMFLNVNRPEDREALEMRLG from the coding sequence ATGAACACTGATTCTAATAATAGACTCTCCCTGACGGGTGTGGCGCTCGCCGGCGGCATGGGACGACGTATGGGGGGGCAAGACAAGGGGCTGATCCTGCTGGCCGGACGTCCCATGATCGAGTACGTCCTGGATGCGCTGCGCGACCAGGTGGACAGTTTGATCATCAGTGCCAACCGCAATCAGGAGGTCTACGCGGCCTATGGCGTTCCGGTGGTCAGTGATGACATAGGCAACTACTTCGGACCCCTGGCAGGTATGACCAGCGCCATGAACGTCGCCCCCGCAGGGCTGCTTCTGACCGCACCTTGCGATTCCCCGCTGGTCGCGAAAGACTATGCGAGTCGCATGCGCCAGGCTTTGGTAGAGAATAGGGCAGAAATTGCCGTCGCCCACGACGGCGAGCGGTTGCAACCGGTGTTCGCCCTGCTGCTCACCTCTTTACGCCAGGATCTGATCGGATTTCTCGAATCCGGCGAACGCAAGATCGACCGCTGGTATTCGCGGCATCGCATGGTTGAGGTCGATTTTTCCGATCGCGCGGAGATGTTCTTGAACGTCAATCGTCCCGAGGATCGCGAAGCCCTGGAGATGCGGCTTGGATAG
- a CDS encoding molybdopterin-guanine dinucleotide biosynthesis protein B, translating into MLTKPILGIAAYSGTGKTTLLRQVIPLLGQRGIRVGMIKHAHHKLEIDTPGKDSYELRKSGADQVLVASNRMWALMVDTPGQDEPQLDELVRKLDQERIDLILVEGFKQGRFPKIELHRPSVNKPLIFPKDDTIIAIACDAELSTATDLPLLDINSPQQIADFICSYVETAGSVTASMP; encoded by the coding sequence TTGTTGACGAAACCCATACTCGGCATCGCCGCTTACAGCGGAACGGGCAAAACAACCCTGTTGCGTCAGGTTATTCCCCTTCTCGGCCAGCGCGGTATAAGGGTTGGGATGATCAAGCACGCTCACCACAAACTGGAAATCGACACACCCGGCAAGGACAGCTATGAGTTGCGCAAATCCGGCGCCGATCAGGTTTTGGTGGCCTCCAATCGTATGTGGGCATTGATGGTGGATACCCCAGGCCAGGATGAGCCACAGCTCGATGAACTGGTGCGCAAGCTGGATCAGGAGCGCATCGATCTGATTCTCGTGGAAGGCTTCAAACAGGGCCGCTTTCCCAAAATCGAACTGCATCGACCGAGCGTCAATAAGCCGCTGATTTTTCCCAAAGACGACACCATCATCGCGATAGCCTGCGACGCCGAGCTATCGACAGCAACGGACCTGCCGTTGCTGGACATCAACAGTCCGCAACAGATAGCCGATTTCATATGCAGCTATGTGGAAACTGCAGGATCCGTCACTGCCTCCATGCCCTGA
- a CDS encoding molybdopterin molybdenumtransferase MoeA, whose translation MSETHAHAANCCDDMPKGTLTVDQALERIQSAVPLVSGIERVAIREALGRVLAVDVHSAVDVPSHTNSAMDGYAVNSADLPGEGEAKLKVIGTSWAGRPYTGTVGRGECARIFTGAAMPDGTDTVLMQEAVERDDDTIRLLARHKAGENVRHAGEDLAQGGLVLEAGHWIRPADIGVLASVGVPEVNVRRRLRVAFFSTGDELRSIGEPLGKGEIYDSNRYTIYGMLKRLGVEMIDMGVIRDDRDATRQAFKDAAAIADVVITSGGVSVGEADFVKETLDELGKVDFWKIAMKPGKPLAFGFVDGAVFFGLPGNPVSVMVTFYQFALPAMKSMMGCRETFTPTFRLPLVDSLRKGKGRTEFQRGILERDASGQPVVRTTGEQGSGILSSMSRGNCFIILPRDSEGAQPGDIVEVQPFDGIV comes from the coding sequence ATGAGCGAAACGCACGCCCACGCCGCCAACTGCTGTGACGATATGCCCAAAGGCACATTGACCGTCGATCAGGCGCTCGAGCGCATTCAGAGTGCCGTGCCGCTGGTATCGGGCATCGAGCGCGTCGCGATCCGCGAGGCGCTGGGGCGGGTGCTGGCGGTGGATGTGCACTCGGCGGTGGATGTCCCCTCCCACACCAACTCGGCGATGGACGGCTACGCGGTCAACTCGGCCGATCTGCCCGGTGAGGGCGAGGCAAAACTGAAGGTGATCGGCACCTCGTGGGCCGGTCGCCCCTATACCGGCACGGTAGGCCGTGGCGAGTGCGCGCGTATCTTCACCGGTGCGGCCATGCCGGATGGAACCGACACCGTGCTGATGCAGGAGGCCGTAGAGCGCGACGACGATACCATTCGTCTTCTGGCGCGCCATAAAGCGGGCGAGAACGTGCGTCACGCCGGTGAGGATCTCGCCCAGGGCGGCCTGGTACTGGAGGCGGGTCATTGGATACGCCCCGCCGACATCGGCGTGCTCGCCTCGGTGGGCGTTCCCGAGGTCAACGTGCGCCGGCGCCTGCGCGTCGCCTTCTTCTCCACCGGCGATGAGTTGCGCTCCATCGGCGAGCCTCTGGGCAAAGGCGAGATCTACGACTCCAACCGCTACACGATTTACGGAATGTTAAAGCGCCTCGGCGTCGAAATGATCGATATGGGCGTAATCCGCGACGACCGCGATGCCACGCGTCAGGCGTTCAAGGATGCCGCTGCCATCGCCGACGTGGTGATAACTTCAGGTGGTGTCTCGGTGGGCGAAGCCGATTTCGTCAAGGAGACGCTCGACGAACTGGGCAAGGTGGATTTCTGGAAGATTGCCATGAAGCCCGGCAAACCGCTGGCCTTCGGTTTCGTCGACGGTGCGGTTTTCTTCGGATTGCCCGGCAATCCGGTATCGGTCATGGTCACCTTCTACCAGTTCGCGCTTCCCGCCATGAAAAGCATGATGGGCTGCCGCGAGACCTTTACCCCGACCTTCCGTCTGCCGCTGGTGGATAGTCTGAGGAAAGGCAAAGGCCGCACCGAATTCCAGCGCGGCATCCTTGAACGCGACGCCAGCGGCCAGCCGGTGGTGCGCACCACCGGCGAACAGGGATCGGGTATCCTCAGTTCCATGAGCCGCGGCAACTGCTTTATCATCCTGCCGCGCGACAGCGAAGGCGCACAGCCGGGGGATATCGTCGAGGTGCAGCCGTTTGATGGGATTGTTTGA